From the Saccharomyces paradoxus chromosome XIV, complete sequence genome, one window contains:
- a CDS encoding mannitol dehydrogenase family protein (mannitol dehydrogenase~similar to YNR073C) translates to MTKSNETTATSLNAKTLKSFESTLPIPTYPREGVKQGIVHLGVGAFHRSHLAVFMHRLMQEHHLEDWSICGVGLMKADALMRDAMKAQDCLYTVVERGIKDTNAYIVGSITAYMYAPEDPRAVIEKMANPDTHIVSLTVTENGYYHSEATNSLMTDAPEIVNDLNHPEKPATLYGYLYEALLLRYKKGLTPFTIMSCDNMPQNGVTVKNMLVAFAKLKKDEKFAAWIEDKVTSPNSMVDRVTPRCTDKERKYVTDTWGIKDQCPVVAEPFIQWVLEDNFSDGRPPWELVGVQVVKDVDSYELMKLRLLNGGHSAMGYLGYLAGYTYIHEVVNDPTINKYIRVLMREEVIPLLPKVPGVDFEEYTASVLERFSNPAIQDTVARICLMGSGKMPKCVLPSIYEQLRKPDGKYKLLAVCVAGWFRYLTGVDMNGKPFEIEDPMASTLKAAAVKGGKDPHELLNIEVLFSPEIRDNKDFVAQLTHSLETVYDKGPIAAVNEILDQV, encoded by the coding sequence atgacaaaatcAAACGAAACAACAGCTACCAGCTTGAATGCTAAGACTCTAAAGAGTTTTGAATCTACTCTTCCAATACCAACTTATCCCAGGGAAGGTGTTAAACAAGGTATTGTTCATCTTGGGGTTGGTGCATTCCATCGTTCTCATTTAGCTGTTTTCATGCATCGTTTGATGCAGGAGCACCATTTGGAGGATTGGTCCATCTGTGGTGTCGGTTTAATGAAGGCAGATGCACTAATGCGCGATGCTATGAAGGCTCAAGATTGTCTCTACACAGTTGTGGAGCGCGGTATCAAGGACACTAACGCTTACATTGTCGGTTCCATTACTGCTTATATGTATGCTCCCGAAGATCCAAGAGCtgtcattgaaaagatgGCCAATCCAGACACACATATCGTGTCTCTGACCGTCACAGAAAACGGTTACTACCACAGTGAGGCAACAAACTCATTGATGACCGATGCTCCTGAAATCGTCAATGACTTGAACCATCCAGAGAAGCCGGCCACTCTGTACGGATACCTATATGAGGCCTTGTTGCTACGTTACAAAAAAGGCCTTACTCCATTTACTATTATGTCATGTGACAACATGCCCCAGAATGGTGTCACAGTCAAGAACATGCTTGTTGCATTTGCCAAGTTAAAGAAGGATGAGAAGTTCGCTGCTTGGATCGAAGATAAGGTTACTTCTCCTAATAGCATGGTTGATCGTGTGACCCCACGTTGTACTGATAAAGAGCGCAAGTACGTCACTGACACCTGGGGAATTAAGGACCAGTGTCCCGTTGTCGCAGAGCCTTTCATCCAATGGGTTCTTGAAGACAATTTCTCTGATGGCCGTCCTCCATGGGAACTTGTTGGCGTTCAAGTCGTCAAGGATGTCGATTCCTAtgaattgatgaaattacGTCTGCTTAACGGTGGTCACTCTGCCATGGGGTACTTGGGATACTTGGCAGGCTACACGTATATACATGAGGTTGTCAACGACCCAACTATCAACAAGTACATCCGTGTGTTGATGCGTGAGGAAGTCATTCCATTATTGCCTAAAGTGCCAGGCGTTGATTTCGAAGAATACACCGCCTCAGTGTTGGAAAGATTCTCTAATCCTGCAATTCAGGACACCGTCGCACGTATTTGTTTGATGGGCTCCGGTAAGATGCCTAAGTGTGTTTTGCCATCTATCTATGAACAGTTGCGCAAACCAGATGGTAAGTACAAGTTATTGGCAGTGTGTGTCGCTGGCTGGTTCCGTTACTTGACTGGTGTAGACATGAATGGTAAACCATTCGAAATTGAGGATCCTATGGCATCAACCTTGAAAGCAGCCGCAGTTAAGGGTGGTAAAGATCCTCACGAATTGCTTAACATCGAGGTCCTTTTCAGTCCTGAGATCCGTGATAACAAGGATTTTGTTGCGCAGTTGACCCACTCCCTAGAAACCGTTTATGATAAAGGTCCAATTGCCGCTGTTAACGAAATTCTAGACCAAGTGTGA
- the COS10 gene encoding Cos10p (similar to YNR075W), whose amino-acid sequence MGENIPLLSSRGLEFQSTFSLPKDIFRNRLTWSCCEICNSLGFCIWLLLWLPLTVWWGMSSTSTYSFFIALVLLFLGLIILPPIQILCRKYTLSNHLTQLSKEIIKSTPGAFSDDWDTVALHFNSYLYENNAWNTGQFFFNGTDCQEAFRKTILEPVVLRRENEGARFTSFEVSVFHIEKAVQVYFTKVHEQWKLIHTEKECSATGLENVKLPKETYRCKLAWSFQRIRFSYYPVESLSDLVDIYLYAQFSSLCLVSYCLVDILFRVVEDFQNIRPKSMKVEDKMQYLSDIISEQGAPTERWDKIARKTNRWLFEKRVWKNEEFFFDGTDCQVFFKRNFSTLLFSKISVPSRSLNVELWQYIQEAQSASTDEPLV is encoded by the coding sequence ATGGGGGAGAACATACCATTATTATCCTCTAGAGGTCTTGAGTTCCAAAGTACTTTTTCCTTACCCAAGGATATTTTCAGAAACCGTTTAACATGGTCGTGCTGCGAGATTTGCAACTCCTTAGGATTTTGCATCTGGTTGCTATTATGGTTACCACTTACCGTTTGGTGGGGCATGTCCAGCACTTCAacttattcattttttattgctttGGTTCTTCTGTTCCTAGGGCTAATTATTTTGCCTCCAATTCAAATACTTTGCCGTAAATATACCTTATCAAATCATCTCACCCAGCTTTCTAaagaaatcatcaaaaGTACGCCAGGTGCATTCTCTGATGATTGGGACACTGTTGCACTACATTTCAATTCCTACTTGTATGAAAACAATGCCTGGAATACTgggcaattttttttcaatggtacTGACTGCCAAGAAGCATTTAGAAAAACCATTCTAGAGCCAGTCGTTTTAAGGAGAGAAAACGAAGGTGCTAGGTTCACATCATTTGAGGTTTCGGTTTTTCACATCGAAAAAGCAGTGCAGGTTTATTTCACAAAAGTACACGAACAGTGGAAATTGATCCATACTGAGAAGGAATGCAGCGCTACTGGCTTGGAAAATGTCAAGCTTCCTAAGGAAACCTATCGTTGCAAGCTAGCATGGAGTTTCCAGAGGATCAGATTTTCTTACTATCCAGTGGAATCCCTTTCTGATTTGGTTGACATCTATCTGTACGCGCAGTTTTCATCCCTCTGCTTGGTATCTTATTGTCTAGTGGACATTTTATTTAGAGTGGTAGAGGATTTTCAGAACATAAGGCCTAAATCGATGAAAGTTGAGGATAAAATGCAGTACTTATCAGATATTATAAGCGAGCAAGGTGCTCCTACTGAGAGATGGGACAAAATTGCAAGGAAAACGAATAGATGGTTATTTGAGAAGAGGGTTTGGAAGAATGAagagtttttctttgatggcACTGATTGTCAAGTGTTCTTTAAACGGAACTTTAGCAcccttttattttcaaagatatcTGTGCCGTCTAGATCATTAAACGTTGAACTTTGGCAGTACATTCAAGAAGCACAATCAGCCTCTACTGATGAGCCTTTAGTGTAG